In Thermus aquaticus, the sequence TGAGGCCATGGAAACCTGGGAATGGATGAAGGCCAACCTGCCCGCCTTTCTCAAGGACCTCGAGGCCCTCGTACGCCGGGAGTCCCCCTCCGGGGACCTTCTGGGCCTGAAGGAGGCGGCGGGCTTTTTGGAGGAGGCCTTTGGGCCCCTTACGGGCCGGCTTTCCCGCAAGGACACCCCAAGAGGCCCCGTCCTCCTCCTAAAACGGGAAGGAGAAGGGAAGCCTGTCCTCATCCTCACCCACTACGACACCGTCCACCCCAAGAGGAGCTTCCCAGAGGCCTTCCGCCTAGAGCGGGAGAAGGCCATCGGCCCGGGGGTCTACGACATGAAGGGGAGCATCATCGCCCTCCTCTACGCCCTGCGCCACGCCGAGGCCACGGGAAGGAGGCTCCCCGCCCTGGAGATCCTCTTCACCCCCGACGAGGAGGTGGGCTCCCCGGAAAGCCGCCCTCTCATTGAGGCCGCCGCCAAAAAGGCCCGGGCGGCCTTGGTCCTGGAGCCCCCCACGGCGGAAGGGGACCTGAAGGTGGCCCGCAAGGGGGTGGGCCTTTACCGCCTGAAGGCCCTGGGGAAGGCCGCCCACCAGGGGGTGGAGCCGGAGAAGGGGGTGAACGCCGTCTTAGAGCTCGCC encodes:
- a CDS encoding M20 family metallopeptidase produces the protein METWEWMKANLPAFLKDLEALVRRESPSGDLLGLKEAAGFLEEAFGPLTGRLSRKDTPRGPVLLLKREGEGKPVLILTHYDTVHPKRSFPEAFRLEREKAIGPGVYDMKGSIIALLYALRHAEATGRRLPALEILFTPDEEVGSPESRPLIEAAAKKARAALVLEPPTAEGDLKVARKGVGLYRLKALGKAAHQGVEPEKGVNAVLELAHQILRVAALEDREKGTTLGPNVVRGGTVSNVVAEAAEVEIDLRVWTLEEARRVEEGLKALTPVLPGARLELSGGLNRPPMEPTPESLALFQKARAIGESLGLALRPGRVGGGSDGNFTAHLGVPTLDGLGLLGGDAHQKTEYVVVPEIPRRVALLAELLYAL